The genomic interval GGGCCATGAGCCTGCCGTATTCCCGCCAGAGCAGGCCCGCCAGGAGCAGGGCCGTGCAGACCACGAAGAACCAGCCCTTCCAGGTCTGCATGCGCGAAAGCATGGCCGGACCGCCCGCCAGCATCTCCACGGCGGCGTCGGAAAAGACGATCCACAAGGCGGCCAGGGCCGCGTAGATCAAGGGAATTTTCCAGACCGCCCGAAACACGGACAAACGATTTCCACCCATAACACGATAATAGCCCGGAAGAAGCGGGCTGTCCATGCGGAGCGGAACATCCGGCGGAACAAAAAGGGCCGCCCCGCGCGCGGCGGAAGCGGCCCCGGAATGGTTCTTGGCGGCCGGGGCCCTAGCGGGCGGGCTTCTTGCTCTTCATGATCGGGCGGCCCAGGCCCACGGAACGGAGCTTCTCGCGCATGTCGTCCGTGCTGCTGGGCGTGCCGCGGTAGATGACCATCACGCGGTACCATGTGCCGCTGCTCTCGTTGGCCGTCTCCAGGGCGGTCTTCAGCCCCGTGCCCTCGATGCGGCGGCGCAACGCCTCGGCCGGGTCGCGGTCCTTGAAGGCCGCGGCCTGGTAGACGTAATCGAAGACCCCCTCGCCGTTCTGATCCCTGGCCGGGGCCTTGGCCTCGGGCTTGGGCTTCTGGGCTTCGGCCTTCTGGACCTTGGCCTTTTCCGAGGCGCGCACGGCTTCCACGGCCTTGGCCTTGGCCTCGGCGTCGGCCTTGGCCTTGGCGTCGGCTTCCGCCTTGGTCTTCTTGTCGTCCTTTGCCGGAGTCTTGGCCTCGGGCTTGGGTTCGGGTTTGGGAGCCTCGGCCTTCTGGCCCTTGGCCGCGCCCGAGGTCTGGGTCAGCTGCTCCATGTAGTGCAGCTCCTCGGGCTTGAGCACCTGGGGCTCCGGGGCCGTGGCGTTGGCCGGGACCGGCACGGGCATGATGCGCGCCAGCTCCGGCACCTCGGCCTCGGGCCGGTAGCCCCGGCCGATGAGGATGCCGAGCACGAAGAACACGGTCAGGGCCACGGCCAGCCCCGCGCCCAGGCCCACCAGCTGCGGCAGGGCGAAGGTATAGGAGTAGGTCTTGGGTTCGCCCTTGCGGGCCGGAACTTTCTTCATCTGGTTCATGCGCGGCGTCTTCCTACATGGATTCCGGCGCCGAGACGCCCAACAGGTCCAACCCGTTCCTCAACACCCGCGCCACGCAGTCCAGGAGCAGGAGACGGGCCCGGCACAACGGCGCCCCGGCGGAAAGCACATGATGCAAGGTATAGTATTTGTGGAGACTTGAAGCAAGTTCCTGGAGATAATAGCTGATCAGGTGCGGGCTGAAGCTCTGGGCCGCCGATTCCACGGTGTCCCTCAGCCGGGACATGAGCCGCATGAGCTCCAGGTCCTCGGCCATGTCCAGCAGTTCCAGCGCCCCGGGGTCGGCCCCGGCCGGGGCCAGATCCTGCTCGGCGGCCTTGCGCATGAGCGAACGGATGCGCGCGTGGGCGTACTGCACGTAGTACACCGGATTGTCCATGCTCTTCTGCTTGACCAGGTCCAGATCGAAGTCCAGCTTGCTGTCGCTCTTGCGCGAAAGGAACATGAAGCGGGCCGCGTCCGCGCCCACCTCGTCGATCACGTCGCGCAGGGTTTCGAACTGTCCGGCGCGGGTGCTCATGGCGATCTGCTCACCGCCGCGCAGGAGGTTCACCAGCTGGACCAGGATCACGGCCAGCTTGCCCTTGTGGCCCAAGGCCTCCACGGCGGCCTGCATGCGCGGCACGTAGCCGTGGTGATCCGCGCCCCAGATGTCCACCACGATGTCGAAGCCCCGGCGGTACTTGTGGTAGTGATAGGCGATGTCCGAGGCGAAATAGGTCAGCTCGCCCGTGGACTTGCGCAGCACGCGGTCCTTGTCGTCGCCGAGCATCGTGGTCTTGAACCAGAAGGCCCCGTCCCGCTCGTAGGCCAGGCCGCGCTCCTTGAGGAAGGCGAAGGCCATGTCCACCAGGCCTTCGGCCAGCAGGCTCTTCTCCGAGAACCAGACGTCGTGGCCCACGCGGAAGTCGTTCAAGTCCTGCTTGATCCCGTCCAGGATGCTGTTCATGCCGTAGTCGTAGCAGAGGTCCACGGCCTCGGCCTCGGGACGGGAAAGGATGTCCGGGTGTTTGGCCAGGACCTCGGCGGCGATGTCCTTGATGTAGTCGCCGCGATAGAAGTCCTCGGGGTCCGGCACGGGCCGCCCCTGGGCCTGTTGCAGACGGACCCAGATGGACTCGCCCAGGATGCGCATCTGGCGGCCCGCGTCGTTGATGTAGTATTCGCGCTCCACCTCGAAGCCGGCCTTGGCCAGGATGCGCGACAGGGAGTCGCCCAGGGCCGCGCCCCGGCCGTGGCCGATGTGCAGCGGGCCCGTGGGGTTGGCCGAGACGTACTCCACCTGGATCTTGCGGCCCTTGCCCAGCTCCGAGACGCCGAAGGCGTCGCCCGCCTCCAAAACCTCCACCAGAACCTTGCGCCAGAAGCTCGGGGCCAGGGTCACGTTGAGGAAGCCGGGACCGGCCACCTCCACGGAGGCCACGTCCGGAACCTGGGCCAGCTCGGCCCGGATCTCCTCGGCCACCTGGCGGGGGTTCTTCTTGGCCTGGGCGGCCAGCATCATGGCCACGTTGGCCGAAAGGTCGCCGAACCTGCGGTCCTTGGGCGGCTCGATCACGGCCTTGTCCGGCCAGCTCCAGCCCTTGCCCTCCAGGATGCCCCGCAGCCGCTCCTCGATGTACTGTTTCGCGTTCATCAAAAGGCTCCTTGCTCGCAAACGGTCCGGGCCGTGTACCATCTTTCGACCCGGCTGGAAATCCCCGCCCCGGAAGCCCGCTTGACCGGGCCTCGGGCATGGTGCATGCCCGAGCCATGATGGACGATTCCCGCCCCCTGCCGCCGCTGTGCACCTACGACTTCGTGGTCCTCTGCCTGGTGACCCTGTTCGGCTTCGCCAACATCGCCATGTTCTACAGCTTCCACGTCTACATGCAGCGCCTGGGCCTGCCCCCGGACTGGCGCGGCCCGCTGCTGGCCCTGGAGCCCATGGCGGCGCTCGTCCTGCGGCCGTTCCTGGGCCCCCGCCTGACGCCCTGGAACTCCACCCGCGCGGCCCTGGCCGGGCTGGCGGCCGTGGCCCTGGCCCTGCTCTCCTATCCCCTGGCCCGGAGCGTCTGGCCCCTGGCCCTGGTGCGGCTCCTGCACGGCGCGGGCTTCGTGGTCCTGGTCTCCTCGGTGACGGTGCTCCTGGCCCACGTCCTGCCCCGGGAGCGCAGCGGCCAGGGTTTCGGGGTCTACACCGTGGCCACGCTCCTGCCCTTCGCCCTGGTGCCTCCGCTGGTGGAGGCGCTTTTGCGCGTCCTGGGCGACGAGGCCCTGGTCTACGCCTGGGCCGCGATCCTCTGCCTGCCCTCGGCCCTGTTCCTTCTGCCCCTGGGACGACGGCTGGCCCGGCAGGCCCCGGCCGCGCCGCCCGCGGCGACGGGCTCCAAGACCCTGGCCGGATTGCGCCTGCCCGGCGTGCCCCGGCTCCTGACCGCCGCGCTCTTCCTCTTCCTGGCCACCACGCCGGTGACTTTCTTCATCAAACGACTGGCCCTGGACGCGGGCCTGGACGATCCCGGCCTGTTCTTCAGCGTGTCCATGGCCGCGACCATCGCCGCGCGTCTGTTCTTCGGCCGACTCTTCGACCGCCTGCCCAAGGGCCCGGTGACGGCCCTGGCCCTGGCCGGGCTGGCCCTCTGCCTCTGGTCCCTGGGCCTGGCCCGGGGCGGGGCCTCCCTGCTGGCCCTGGCCGCGCTCTACGGCCTCTGCCTGGGCGTGGCCATGCCCATGCTGAACGCCTCGCTCTTCCTGGCCACGCCGCCGGACCTGCGCGGGGTGGTCCTGAACCTCTTCCTCTTCGCCATGGACGCGGGCACGGCCCTCGGTCCGCTGCTGGGCGGCCTGCTCCTGGCCCGGGGAGTGTCCCTGGAAGGAGTCTATCAGGTCTGCGGCCTGACGGCGGCCGTGGGCCTGTGCTGGGTTCTGGCCGCGCGGACCAGGGAATCGGCGGGCTAGAGGTCGGCCAGACGCAGGAGCAGGTTCCCGGCCACCTGACGGCGGTACCCGGCCGAGGCGCGGGCGTCGTCGATGGGCCGCACGGCCGCGCGCACGGCCTTGGCGGCGCGCTCCAGGGCCGAGAGCGTCAGGCGGCCGCCGCGCAGCAGTTCCTCTGCCTCGGGGCAGCGCAGCACAGTGGGCGCGGCCGAGCCCACGGCCAGCCGGGCCTCGGCCACCACGCCCTTCTCCAGCCGGGCCAGAACGGCCAGACTGACCACCGCGATGGCCAGGGCCGCGCGGCGGCCCACCTTCTCGAAATGCTGCACCTGAAAATCGGCGGCCAGGGGAACCCGGACCGCGCCGACGATCTCGCCCGGGGCCAGAGCCGTGCGACCGGGGCCGAGCAGGAATCCGGACAGCGGCAGAAGGCGCGTTCCCCCGGCGGAAAGCAGCTCCACCCGGGCCTCCAGCACGGCCAGGGCTGGCAGGCTGTCCCCGGCTGGCGAGGCGGTGCAGAGGTTGCCGCCCAGGGTGCCCATGTTGCGGATGGCCGGGCCGCCCACCTCGGACACGGCCCGAGCCAGGACCGGGGCGTGGCGCAGCACCAGGGGGTGCCCGGCGATCATGGCGTGGGTGGCCAGGGCCCCGATGCGCAGGCTGCGGCCCTGGCGGCGAATGGTCCGCAGTTCCGCCAGCCGTTCCAGCCCGACGAGGGCCTCGGGCCGTTGCCGCCGCGCCCGCAGGCGCACGAGCAGGTCCGTGCCCCCGGCCAGAAGCGGGGCCCCGGGGCAGGCCGCCAGGGCCTCCCAGAGCTCGGGCAGGGTCGCGGGCAGGAGCACCCGGGTCATTTCTTCCTCCGTCCGCCGCGCCGCTCCCTGGCGGCGGCCTGGACCGCGTCCACGATCTTCACGTAGCCCGTGCAGCGGCAGAGGTTGCCGGACAGTCCCCGGCGCACGTCCTCGCGGTCCGGCTCCGGATTTTCGCGCAGCAGGGCCTCGGCGGCCAGGACCATGCCCGGGGTGCAGAACCCGCACTGCACGGCCCCGTGCTCGGCGAAGGCCGCCTGGAGCGGATGCGGCGCGGCCTGGTCGCCCAGGCCCTCGCAGGTGACCACCTCCCGGCCTTCCAACTGGGCCGCCAGAAGCAGGCAGGACAGTTTCAGTTCACCGTCCAGGAGCACGGAGCAGGCCCCGCACTCGCCCGTGCCGCAGCCCTCCTTGACCGAGAGCGCGCCCAGGTCCTCGCGCAGGATATCCACGGCGCGGCGGCCGGGGTCGGTGTCCAGGGCCACGGGGCGGCCGTTGAGCGTGAAACGGATGGTCATGTGTTCTTCCTCGCCCGGCGCAGGGCGGCCAGCACGCGCTCCGGGGTGAGCGGGGCCGCGTCCAGGCGGATTCCGGCGGCCTGCTCCACGGCCGAGGCCACGGCGGGCAGGGGCGCGTCCATGGCCACCTCGCCCACGCCCTTGAGCCCTCCGGGGCCGCTCGATTCATGGGACGGCACGGCCAGGGAGCCGATCTCCGGCAGGTCCAGGGCCGTGGGCACGAGATAGGTGGAGAGGTCCGGGGTGAGCAGACGGCCGTCGCGGGAGGCGCAGTCCTCCATGAGGGCCAGGCCCAGGCCCTGGGCCGCGCCGCCCTGGATCTGCTGTTCGAAGCCCTGGGCCAGGACCACCCCGCCGCCGTCGGTGACCGCGAAATAGTCCGTCACGCGCACCCGGCCGGTGAGCTCGTCCAACTCCACCCGGGCCAGATGGGCCGAATAGGCGAAAAGCAGATGCGGGAAACCCAGCACGAAACCCCGGCTCGAGGCGGAGACTTCGCGGGCCACGGGCATGACGAACTCGGCCACGCATATCCGGTCGTCCCGGGGCAGGAAGCGGGCCATGAAGACCAGGGGCACGGACTTGCCCGCGCCGGGCCAGACCACCCGCCCGGGCTCCAGGGCCAGGCTCGCGGGATCGTCGCAAAGCAGGAACAGAGCCGCGCGGGTCCGCAGCTTGTCGGTCATGGCGGCGCAGGCCTTGAGCAGGGCGTTGCCGAACGTATAGGTGGTCCGCCCGGCCGAAGACGAGCCCGAGGGGTGGCAGCGTTCCGTGTCCGGGAGCACCATGTCCAGCTCCCCGGGTGGCTGGTTCAGGGCCTGGGCCGCCAGGACCGCGTGGCCGCCGACGTTGCCCTGGCCCATGTCGCTCACCGCGCAGTAGACCCGAAAACGGCCCTCCTCGGTGAGCTCCACCTTGGCCGCGGCCATGTCCGGCAGGCCGCCGCCGTAGCCCATGGCGTTGTGCGCCAGGGCCACGGCCACGCCCCTCCGCGTCCGGGCCGGAGCCTGGGCCGCCCACTCCCGGCGGGTGGTCCAGAAGGGATGCCCGCGCAGGGCGGTCAGGCAGGCCCGGGCCTCGGTGGAGCCGGTGAGGCGCACGCCGCAGGCGTTCTCCTCGCCGGGGCCCAGGACGTTCTTCAGCCGCAGTTCCAGGGGGTCCAGGCCCAGCTTGGCGGCCAGGCGGTCCATCATGCGCTCGGCGCAGAAGGTGGCCTGGGCCACGCCGAAGCCGCGCATGGCCCCGGACACGGGATTGTTCGTGTAGACGCAGAAGCCGCGCACGAGCACGTGCGGCACGCGGTAGGGTCCGGCCATGTGCTCCATGCCCAGTTCCAGGACCTCGCCGCCCAGGTGGGCGTAGGCCCCGGTGTCCAGGACCATGCGGCAGCGCAGCGCGCGCAACGTTCCGTCGCGGTCCGCGCCCAGCTCGCAACGCAAAAGAGAGGGATGGCGCTTGTACCCGGCGGTGAAGCTCTCCTCCCGGCTCCAGGCCATGCGCACCGGCCGGCCGTCGGCGTGAAGCGCGGCCAGGGCCAGGAGGCACTGCACCGTGGCGCCGTCCTTGCCGCCGAAGCCGCCGCCCAGGTAAGGCGCGCGAACGCGGACGGACAGCGGGTCCAGGCCCAACGCCTGGGCGACCTCGAAGCGGTCGCGGAACGGGGACTGGGTGGACACGGTCAGGTCCAGCGTGCCGTCGGGCAGGCGGCGGGCCACCCCGCACTCGGTCTCCAGGAAGGCCGGGGCCTGCCGGGGCGTCTCGAAGGTTCCGCGCACCACCACCGGGCAGGCGGCCAGGGCCCGAGCCGCGTCGCCCTTGCGGATCTCGGCGGCCATGAGCACGTTGCCGCCCTCGCGGCCCGCATGCACCCGAGGCGCGCCCGGCCGCATGGCCTCGCGCGGATCGAAGACCGCGGGCAGGGGCTCCAGGTCCGCGCGCAGCAGTCCCAGGGCCCGCTCCAGGGCCTCCCTGGACTCGGCCAGGACCAGGGCCACGGGGTCGCCCGCGTGGCGCACCACGTCCCCGCAGAGCACGGGCTGGTCCTTGTGCACGATGCCCTGAAGGTTCGTTCCAGGCACGTCGGCCGCCGTGAGCACCTGGAGCACCCCGGGCAGGGCCAGGGCCTCTGCCGTGTGCACGGCCAGAACCCGAGCGTGGGCCGCGCCGGGGCGGAAGGCCCCGGCCCAAAGGCAGCCCTCCGGATAGTGGTCGGCGGCGAAGCGCTCCGCGCCGCAGGCCTTGGACAGGGCGTCCACGCGCGGGAAACGTCCGCTCACGCGGCTCCCCCGGCGGGGCGGCGGTAGTCCGCGCGGACCATGTCCACCACGGCCCTGGCGCGGTCGTTGAAGAGCTGAAGGCGGTCGAAGTCCGGCGGCGCGGCGAGCTTCTGCATGAGCAGGCCGTCGGAAACGAACCAGGCCGGGCAGAGCCCGCCCAGGAACCAGCCGCGTCCGCGCAGCAGCTCCACGGCCCACGGGCAGCCCGGATCGGCCAGGTTCACATAGACCTGAACCACGGCCGGATTCCCGGCCTCGACGCTATCCAGCCGCTCAGCCAGGTCGGCGCCCGCCAGCGACAGATGAGCGCGCACCACCCCGGCCCCGGCGAAGTGCTCCACCTTCATGGAGCTGGCGCAGTCCTCCGTGGGTTCCTGGGGCTGTCCGGCCGCGCGGTCCAGGTTCAGGCCC from Desulfovibrio aminophilus DSM 12254 carries:
- a CDS encoding SPOR domain-containing protein: MNQMKKVPARKGEPKTYSYTFALPQLVGLGAGLAVALTVFFVLGILIGRGYRPEAEVPELARIMPVPVPANATAPEPQVLKPEELHYMEQLTQTSGAAKGQKAEAPKPEPKPEAKTPAKDDKKTKAEADAKAKADAEAKAKAVEAVRASEKAKVQKAEAQKPKPEAKAPARDQNGEGVFDYVYQAAAFKDRDPAEALRRRIEGTGLKTALETANESSGTWYRVMVIYRGTPSSTDDMREKLRSVGLGRPIMKSKKPAR
- the argS gene encoding arginine--tRNA ligase; its protein translation is MNAKQYIEERLRGILEGKGWSWPDKAVIEPPKDRRFGDLSANVAMMLAAQAKKNPRQVAEEIRAELAQVPDVASVEVAGPGFLNVTLAPSFWRKVLVEVLEAGDAFGVSELGKGRKIQVEYVSANPTGPLHIGHGRGAALGDSLSRILAKAGFEVEREYYINDAGRQMRILGESIWVRLQQAQGRPVPDPEDFYRGDYIKDIAAEVLAKHPDILSRPEAEAVDLCYDYGMNSILDGIKQDLNDFRVGHDVWFSEKSLLAEGLVDMAFAFLKERGLAYERDGAFWFKTTMLGDDKDRVLRKSTGELTYFASDIAYHYHKYRRGFDIVVDIWGADHHGYVPRMQAAVEALGHKGKLAVILVQLVNLLRGGEQIAMSTRAGQFETLRDVIDEVGADAARFMFLSRKSDSKLDFDLDLVKQKSMDNPVYYVQYAHARIRSLMRKAAEQDLAPAGADPGALELLDMAEDLELMRLMSRLRDTVESAAQSFSPHLISYYLQELASSLHKYYTLHHVLSAGAPLCRARLLLLDCVARVLRNGLDLLGVSAPESM
- a CDS encoding MFS transporter — protein: MDDSRPLPPLCTYDFVVLCLVTLFGFANIAMFYSFHVYMQRLGLPPDWRGPLLALEPMAALVLRPFLGPRLTPWNSTRAALAGLAAVALALLSYPLARSVWPLALVRLLHGAGFVVLVSSVTVLLAHVLPRERSGQGFGVYTVATLLPFALVPPLVEALLRVLGDEALVYAWAAILCLPSALFLLPLGRRLARQAPAAPPAATGSKTLAGLRLPGVPRLLTAALFLFLATTPVTFFIKRLALDAGLDDPGLFFSVSMAATIAARLFFGRLFDRLPKGPVTALALAGLALCLWSLGLARGGASLLALAALYGLCLGVAMPMLNASLFLATPPDLRGVVLNLFLFAMDAGTALGPLLGGLLLARGVSLEGVYQVCGLTAAVGLCWVLAARTRESAG
- a CDS encoding FAD binding domain-containing protein — its product is MTRVLLPATLPELWEALAACPGAPLLAGGTDLLVRLRARRQRPEALVGLERLAELRTIRRQGRSLRIGALATHAMIAGHPLVLRHAPVLARAVSEVGGPAIRNMGTLGGNLCTASPAGDSLPALAVLEARVELLSAGGTRLLPLSGFLLGPGRTALAPGEIVGAVRVPLAADFQVQHFEKVGRRAALAIAVVSLAVLARLEKGVVAEARLAVGSAAPTVLRCPEAEELLRGGRLTLSALERAAKAVRAAVRPIDDARASAGYRRQVAGNLLLRLADL
- a CDS encoding (2Fe-2S)-binding protein, which produces MTIRFTLNGRPVALDTDPGRRAVDILREDLGALSVKEGCGTGECGACSVLLDGELKLSCLLLAAQLEGREVVTCEGLGDQAAPHPLQAAFAEHGAVQCGFCTPGMVLAAEALLRENPEPDREDVRRGLSGNLCRCTGYVKIVDAVQAAARERRGGRRKK
- a CDS encoding xanthine dehydrogenase family protein molybdopterin-binding subunit translates to MSGRFPRVDALSKACGAERFAADHYPEGCLWAGAFRPGAAHARVLAVHTAEALALPGVLQVLTAADVPGTNLQGIVHKDQPVLCGDVVRHAGDPVALVLAESREALERALGLLRADLEPLPAVFDPREAMRPGAPRVHAGREGGNVLMAAEIRKGDAARALAACPVVVRGTFETPRQAPAFLETECGVARRLPDGTLDLTVSTQSPFRDRFEVAQALGLDPLSVRVRAPYLGGGFGGKDGATVQCLLALAALHADGRPVRMAWSREESFTAGYKRHPSLLRCELGADRDGTLRALRCRMVLDTGAYAHLGGEVLELGMEHMAGPYRVPHVLVRGFCVYTNNPVSGAMRGFGVAQATFCAERMMDRLAAKLGLDPLELRLKNVLGPGEENACGVRLTGSTEARACLTALRGHPFWTTRREWAAQAPARTRRGVAVALAHNAMGYGGGLPDMAAAKVELTEEGRFRVYCAVSDMGQGNVGGHAVLAAQALNQPPGELDMVLPDTERCHPSGSSSAGRTTYTFGNALLKACAAMTDKLRTRAALFLLCDDPASLALEPGRVVWPGAGKSVPLVFMARFLPRDDRICVAEFVMPVAREVSASSRGFVLGFPHLLFAYSAHLARVELDELTGRVRVTDYFAVTDGGGVVLAQGFEQQIQGGAAQGLGLALMEDCASRDGRLLTPDLSTYLVPTALDLPEIGSLAVPSHESSGPGGLKGVGEVAMDAPLPAVASAVEQAAGIRLDAAPLTPERVLAALRRARKNT